In Apis mellifera strain DH4 linkage group LG1, Amel_HAv3.1, whole genome shotgun sequence, the sequence ttttttttataaagtaattaacaaggataaaactttatatatagatattttttatatttttaagattttaaattttctgctAACTTTTCAAGCAATTAATCAAAAGAAGCTTTATGCTTTGGGTACGTTAGAAACTTTGCAtctaactatatatttttttgtcaataatgttccataatcatttaaattgatGGTAAAATTACAatgtacattatattatattatctaaataataatttaaatactattgaaattttaatgaatattatattgttgcaGCATGTTAATGAATCATATATGGAGACATATCAGTACTATTACAGTGGCAATTAAGgctctctcattttttttcatatttttttttttcattataaataatcatagaaTCAAATGAGCaggcattaatatttaaataaacctTTCTTTTATGCTACTCTCCTTCATTCGCATTTCCTTTCACAAAATCATTATAGCATACATTGCATTTATCTAcattaatcattttcatatcatttatGATACACTATTATCTATCGTAAGTATATATTACagctgataatttttaatgtttgaaTGCAATGAAtgcaattgtataaaaattctgtttAATGTGGcttttttactataataattatttgatgcatttcttaatttaattgatttgtaaaaaaaagttttttcttatcttatgtattttacataacaatatatgaaaaattatttgtatttattttatttcataacatatatttataataaatatctctttttttctttacaaaataaaattataattattctgtatagtattattaaagtacagtggtaaaattataaatatgaatgaataataatgtaaataatatttaaaaaaaaaataattgcatgtattataattgatcaagagtcttttttataatatttgcattaaatatattttttttgattatgaatatatagatataaattttaaattacattcttagaaatttaatattaaaaattcattaactaatataaaatatatttataagatcatgaatttgaattttgaatggattttttttcttaagtaaTTGtgctatatttgaaaattagcaATTATTAgacttacaaaatattttatgcatgaTTCAAATAAGCATGAattgaaatctatttatagatatgactttattttattataaaataattttaaaattttattttgcatgaaattataacattatattattcgctgaatgataattaattattttaaatattttctttttttgctttcaatttatatttatttttcatattagaattaaattttataattttataaaaaaattaatatttttttatgcatttatgatatttataaggTGTCATATGTTAACActtattggaaattattttttgcttaaaatattatgacacCTTCTTAGATATAGTTAACGCGCAACAGGCGCTTCCATTCATTTAAAGACGACGTTGTGCTGGCCTTAACGACGACTGGTATGGTCAAGGTGTGGACTCTTCTTGGGCATGAAAATCGTAATAGTGAACCTCTTTATGAACATGAAAGCAAACAAATACGATGTTTAAATGCACTTGCTATGACTTGTTGCCCATATAATCAAAGAACTGTATTAATTGTGTGCTCTAAACATTGGCAggtatatgttaattattattacaatttctcagattaattgatttttttactgataCAGTATCTACATTAGATATATGATGCTGGTgacttctctcttctttgttCAATTACTGCACCTTGTGGTGAACGCTGGATGTCTGGAGATTTTTTAGCTGCAGATAGAGTTATATTATGGAGTGATGAAGGTCATGGCTATCTCTATAAATTACCAGCTAAGTAcgtttttaaacgaaattatatattttttttatttttaatatattttttatattttgaacttgtcatgaaatattaaaatttctaaagaaattattgataatgacaaatttaaaatatatataaaacaaagatttgatagcataaatttgaaatattagattatacatttaatagattattaatttgttgctTATAGGATTCTGGTATATCTTGAAAGGtagtgtttttaaattaatgttgccaattaataataagaaaatgaataagaaaaaaaatttattaaaagaatgctTAATTTTGTAGCTTTATCAAGtactaatttgtatttatatgttctaacaaattttaaaataataagataattacaatttaagcAGTATGAAAGCTATAgaaatgtagaaatattttaaaaattttttatattatttttaatataaaatatatttgaaagaaaataatatgttgTTACAATAGtgatcaaagaaaaaatatttcatgaaataattaaaatgtagttagttattttaatgccaattcattctttttttgtgtatttcatttatgattagatatgtaaatgaatttttctcaatcaaatatacttttttcaaattcatttaatttaaagtttttaaaactaaatattattttatagaagcaCTTGCTGGCAATgcacatttaatatttgtttcatgtATATTGTTTTACTTCATTTGTcatgaatattcatattcaatcatattaaataGGAAATgctcatttattttctattttatattaatattaataattttaacaattaaataaaataatttatatgttatatcaagaaatataataatctttgaaatatatttcttatatatgttttttattaatttttttgtcttaagtatataattaaatatagattagaatatagattaaaaaaatttttttatgaaatgaatatagaattcttattaacttttatataaaaataaatagaactaTTTTGAGAttcataatatgaaaaaattcattctaatttattttaataatttcaaaaaaaaagaacaccaaataattaaaacaatcttattgtaattaaatatatttctaattttcatttgtcACAAATAATTCACAATGACTTTTTTTACGGTGATGTgtctttttcatataatacacATCTACTGCATTCTACGATGGATCTGGTGTTCTCTAGCAAGTTGAAGGGCAAGGCTCTTAGCAGGTAATCCTGCATTATCTGTTACACACTTTCTTCTTGTATTTTCTActgtaatttttatgttttttattttgctacatttttttacagatattttgcttattatttttttacagatttctttttatttctttactttcttttgttttcttccttattaaaaatgatgaatgaagtacattatttataattatcttgtataaatatgaaatattatttaaaatattttttaagatttataagaaaataacatctataaaaaaactatgttaataataataatattcattttcattttattttattaatctattttataatttttcttaattattgatttaaattaaaaataattaatcaaaatttttaaaatgaaattatacgaattttttctataatattataaaatattataaagatcatatatttaaattaaattaaatatatatattataattaaaataattatatatatatttattatgttatataatttaaatataattaattcatgtcttatttttttgataatatttttatattatacatatatatataatataaatctatattaaatcaaaatattattatataattatatagtctTATATTACATCTCTCTGCATTTCATATCTTGTGTTTTCATCTCTTATTTGTTTTAAGTTGCTTTATATGTATCttactttatattaatcaaataagataaataataattttaataaaaaatagtgcTGTGCCAGCTTATGTAGTTTTAGTAAGCTATACTAATTGCCAATCATATTTAGTTGCATCTattgttcaaatatatttatatattgaaacatatgtttctttatattatcttataacaaattattatataaataatataattatgcacTATTTTATGtgctatgaaatttattaaaatttattgatatgtattgtaaattgaataaatattattgaatatataaattgaataaattgaataaaaaattattaaaattaataaatattaaaaatatattattatttattgattgtaaaatattcttaatttatattatatactatgcatttcgttaaaatatattaaaatatattatgaattaatatttaaaattattattataatataatataaaaaataattttgaataattaaataatatattattcttattttttttttttatattgtatagtaGCGTTGcagacaataaaaatttccattctgCGGGTGTTGAATATGATCAACCTTATCTTTATTGTACTTTGATGCAACCTGGAGATAAggtaagtttaaaattaattagttagtttagcaatattaattttttgaaattatacaattgttgattattaatcattatactttcttttatttttagccTCTATCATGCCCTCCAGCAATGCGATTAGTTACAGTTCAAaaacaaagtaaaatattaaaatatttattacgtgGCGATAGTGAAGGAATTGTTCTTTGGACAGTTCCAGAAATAACAACTCAACAATTAACTCAAATTTGTCAGAATGATTGTTCTATTCCACTTTCATTACCACCAGCAGTAAAAACAAGTATTACTGCTGCTTGGGAGGAAATGAAACCATCACCAGTTGGAATATTAGATCAATTAGATAGTGGAGATGTTCATGGCATAAAATTAACAGCTAGTATATATTTACCACAACAAAGTCGTTTAGTTGTCGGTCGTGAAGATGGcagtattattattgttcctGCAACACAAACAGTCATGCTTCATTTACTTCATGGCAATCATCAACAATATGAtggtacaattttattaatttaaaaataatatttctctaagACTTTTGcttcaacaatattttttttattcaataaaacaatttaacatataaattgtaatatttacataaacttatttaatcaatcatttaatcaattatttaattattttcttttttattttattatggttTATAGATTGGCCTCCCCATCAAGTACTTTTAGGTCACTCTGGCCGAGTGAATTGTCTTTTATATCCACATGGAGCAGCTTCACGTTATGATCGGACACATCTTGTTTCTGGATCTGTTGATTTTGCCGTATGTTTATGGGACCTTTATGCTGGTACACTTATTCATAGATTTTGTGTTCATGCAGGTGAAATTACACAATTAATGGTACCGCCTGATAATTGTAGTGtacgtttatatattattatataaattattaaatttatttattaaattatattaataattatttattaaattatattgttaataaataatatcttataattattttacaaaactatataattttgtatattaaaattttgtagtttattaatacataatgaaagtttaatcatttttttagcCTAGAATACAGAAGTGCGTTTGCAGTGTTGCATCGGATCATAGTGTTACTTTGTTATCATTAGCAGAAAGAAAATGTGTTGTTCTTGCTTCTCGGCACTTATTTCCAGTTGTTACAATAAAATGGAGACCATTAGATGATTTTATGATAGTCGGATGTTCAGATGGTGCTGTGTATGTATGGCAAATGGAAACTGGTCATTTAGATCGTGTATTACAcggtacatataaattttttattttacttctcTAATGCTTTTCTAATAATGATCTTTGctctaaaagattttatatgtatatcagtgtgtatttgttttaaattaattaattataacatattataaatacaatttgttacatatttgttttattataattttctacaattattatttatgtacatgtatataatattttaaaatttatttttgtaaaattttaattgaaatttttacaggTATTATTGCAGAAGAAGTGCTTTATGCTTGTGATGAAAATACAATGGCTGCATCTGGAGGATCAGCTACAGGTGGTGAATTGGGATTAGCTAATCCTGCTGTACATTTTTTtaggtaaaatataaatattttacaaactatatattaaaattttgtagtttattaatacataatgaTAGTTACAATGATACTTATAAagtaaatgatagaaattttagatagaagaatttttaaaaatattaaaaatatttttttttatttcttaaattttttaaattttattttttcagaggTTTGAGACATAGAAATCTTTCTGCTATACGACATGCAACTCAAAGAGGATTACATCAGCTGCAGCAACTTCATGGTGGACAAGGAGTTGACCATGGAAACCAAATAAAGGCAAAAGGCACACCTTTAATGATTCAAGGATTTAGAAGTAATCCTAAAGATCCAGAaagtcatattttattttttgatatagagGCATTAATaggtaatattttctttattctttctttttaatatatatgtaaagaagtttaaaaaaaatagattgatattttcttttttatacatagTACAATTACTTAGTGATGAATATGGAGCAATGTCACCAGGTTCTTTGGAAGCACAAGGTCTCATTTCTGCTTCTGAATATCAAAAAGTTGCAGCACTTACACAATCTGCCAGTCCAGATgctcataaaaaaattgcaggtaaaatttttttcaattcttattattattcatatctatagatttatacatatagattctaattttaaatactaattatagtattattaaaagaaaaaaactaacATGCCACTTTATAGACTTTTTCGGTCGCGTCAAGGATAAGGCAGGCGACGTTGAACGAATTTTAAAGGAGAAGGATCGTCACGGTATTGTGTTGTTACAGTTTCATTTCGTAAATGATAGTTTGTgtgcaatttttttagagTAAAAATTTAGTAAGAATCTCACATAAAAtcattagttttattttatgcattacgtttgtataaataattatacaatatgtgTTTATGCgtactaaaattatttgttgcaTGTCTTGccatataaacaaatttatttatattgttaagatttaattttaatacattattttgtttgaatttataatatttatatcaaaactcTTGatcaattaacattttttatatatttatatatttattcagttcattatgtaaatttaaagaaaataatttattatgattagcgcttttttatttataatttattaatatattttttttattatttaaatattttgattcataAATACTTTtggaatgtttattttatataatatctatataaagttttatagtGCATTTAATTctcagttattattattcgtgaaGATTcgtattgaagaaaatatttatctattatgatAGATGATCATTTATAGCCAATTTCTTTCTATAGGTATATTGGCTAAAATGAAGGAGGGCGCAGAGAACGTACATACTAAGATTCAGGCCAAGGTGGAAAGCGTTGGCCTCAAGCCGTCGACTCTTGACGGCAAAGGTTAGCCATGATTTAAGAAAGATGGCAAAATTATTGTCATCTTTCTGTCATTGAAATTACGTGGcatgaatttttgttattagttTAGATTTGTCATCTGCtttccattttccttttttttataaatataaatataaatataaatataaatataaatatatatatatatatatatattatattatttaaaatatatttattatttattttaatatctaaattataagttattgaaattttactaatttcatttattatattcctattctattaaaaatttttgaacgtttattatattaattttttaatcataaaaatattctgatataTCTGATTATCtctatattctaattatttacgacataatattatattttgtcaaattaaattaaaatcagtatatatttttatatgtaatatacatttataatatattaattaatatatttatatatacatatatttttattttttataatatatatttttatttatgcaaattaagtaaaataatataaataaaaaaattaaaataaaaaaataacgctatgtttctaagaaaaattttttttaaaattaattgatttttttttcaaaaacataaataattttatttgaaaataattcattttatcattttgaattattattttttgatgttattgcaaattttattttattatatatgttaatttttttatttatagattttatatatatctataataaaatttttcatacatttcatattataaataatttaaaataaatatttattgctaaGATGTTAtgtgaatatatgaaaaattttgaagttataaatttatgttatatttaatttttttaaagtttttagatctaaaatctataaattgataattattataaaaattttactctttCACAGGTGATAATTGGAACAATAATGATGCtatgaaaaacaatttgaaacgAAATGGAGCTTTCAATGAACCAAATGCAACTATGGAAGTAGCTCAGCTTATATTAAGTTTATTGCATGCCTGGGGGATTGATCCAGATTTAGATCGCGTTTGTGAAGGGAAATTAGGTTTATTAAGACCTATGGTTCCCGTTTCATTTGGAGTCTTATCTAAAGGAGgtataaatgaatatgattTGGCTTAtgctcatatatatatatatgctcatAATTCaatgtttgaattattatgtttGAAAGGTTACAtgtcattattattaccaaCTTGGCAAACACAATTAGAACCAATTGGTGAACCTGCAACTCAATTAGAACAACGTTTACCAGCAGAATTAGTTAGACAGGAAAGACTTACAAGAGCTTTCACAGCAAGGGCACATTGGGAATTGTCTACCACATTAACTAGCAATCATTTATTAGCAGTAGTAGCTTTAGCAAATACTTTAATGTCAATGAATAATGCCACTTTTGTACCTGAACAAGAACGAAATCGAATAATGCATaggttaataattaatattattttttttgttttaaataattaatatgcaatatatatatatataatatatatataaatgttatttaatatacttagGCCTGGTAATAGATCTAcaataaattggaataaagcAGAAgaggaaaatgaagaaatttatacaGCACAACAAGCACAGATTAAACAAGGCTGGTCTCTTTTAGCAACATTGCATTGTGTACTTTTGCCTGATAAAATAGTTTCACAAAGTGGTATTAAGACATTTAAACGACCTCAAGTTGAAATGATGGCTCGCAGATGGCAACATCAATGTCTTGaggttaatattttattatattatagatgtatagaaagttatataaaacttacttgttactaaaataacaatatttcagATCCGTGAAGCTGCTCAAGCTTTATTACTTGCTGAATTAGGAAGAATGGGtccaaaaggaagaaaaactcTTGTAGATAGTTGGTCACAATATTTACCAATGTATAGCACTCAAGAACCTATTGCACCACAATCACAAAATCAAAGCCCACCAGCTCCTGGTAGCCCAATTCCTCCATCTGAATCACATACAGAAGaggaagatgaagaagaagaattagcaGAAGgcaagttatttataaaactttgcttatattattttaatttttaaaaagtataatttaattattttttatacttacatTAGCAGAAATAAATGTAGCTAGGAAACCATCAAGTGTGGCGGAATTGAAACGAAAGCAAACTACGGCAGTTGTATTATTAGGTGTAATAGGTGCAGAATTTGGACAAGATGTTACTACTACAAATCAAAAAAGAGATAATGAACAAAGGCGAAAAAGTTCAATCGTAGAAGGTTttggaattggaaataataatcttgctAGGCATACTAGTATGGCGCTCACGCATTTATTACATGCACCTCATTCACCAAAATTACCCTTACATACAGCATTACGAAGAGCTGCAATTGATCTCATTGGTAGAGGTTTTACAGTTTGGGAACCATATCTTGATGTATCAAaagtaagaataatattaataattacaaatgataaaatgtacattatttaaattaataatagttaaagaaattatatattggttTTATGCTGTATAATATAGGTATTATTGGGATTGTTAGAAATGTGTTGTGATGCTGATAAGTTAGTACCAAATATGACATATGGCCTTCCACTTACACCTCAAGCTGATACATGTCGTACAGCACGGCATGCTTTAACTTTAATAGCTACAGCTAGACCTGCAGCATTTATTACTACAATGGCACGAGAAGTGGCTAGATATAACACTTTACAACAAAATGCACAaacattaaatgtaaatatgagTGCAAGTGTTTTAGTAAAAGCAAAACCAGAAATACTTAGAATTGTTGaacaattaattgataaaatgcaAAGTGAAATGAGTGATCTCTTAGTTGAGGTAAGAATGCggatcttaaatattattatattaatattatattatagtaatgtgttaatatattatattaattgatatttattgataatctaGGTGatggatattattttacattgtcTGGATCCAGGTCATCTTAAAACTAAACCACTAAATGATGTATTTCCAGCAGTATGTAGATTTAATCAAGTaagttgaattattttaatattgaaataatatgttttaattttaaatttatttttgttaatttgtttattaaaaatatttgttaaatatttaatttataataaatatatctattctaGGTAAGTCATTGTCCAGCAACACGCAGAATAGCAGTAGGCAGCCGCAATGGTCAGCTTGCTTTATACGAATTACGAGGAAACGTTAAATGTCAAACAGTACCTGCGCATACATCATCTGTAACTGCATTAGCATTTTCGCCTGAAGGCAAGTTCCTGGTTAGTTATTCTTGTacggaaaataaattatgtttctggcaggtaagatattttttatttatttatatattttgagttaatagcataaaatttaaaaattaaatttaaataatttttaacatttccaGCAAACAAGTAGTGGTATGTTTGGCCTAGGAAATTCTCAAACACGTTGTGTAAAATCATATAGTACCGCACCCATTAATGATGTAGCACGATTAAATCCTATGCGACTAGCTCGATTGATATGGATAAACAATCGTACAGTTACATTAATGCTTGCTGATGGGTCTGAAACACGATTTAATGTATAACTTTAAAATGATCCCTTTCAATAgtggatgaataaaaaaaaattgaacattatataataaaatgggaTCAGTCTATAgcagaaatatgaaataattgttttagataaaaaaaaataaccaaaAGTGATGTCATGAATGTTGGTGCGCTTATTGGTACTTAATAGTACTAGTGCTAAAATAATCAGATATGGAACATACTCAAATGAAGTTCATCGTTGCACAATGCAGGATATGGTTTAGCAATTATCGTCAAATAtggtatgaaaatattttttttctaatctatacacaaacatatttctttttattccaactaaataatttaaatattttattttttgattgcgTATGAATACACTCCCATTTTGTGTTCTTGTTAGCGcctaaattttaacaaaaaagtattctttttatctagtaatttaattgtacattATTTGATTGctaactatataattataattccaaattatttaattaatatagaatttcatgaatttcattttgaaataaaataatataatgaaacgcTTTCatactgatatatatatgtatatcgtaAAATTCGTTGACCATTTCTATATGAGGATTGCGTGCTGTACTATATGTACTgtattatgcaatattatactattacgTGTGCTATTCAAAGCCACGATTACATATTCCTGAAACcccgatataataaatataatataatataaaaaaaagtggcTATCATGTGGAACCTCGCGTTGAAAGTACatacacatgtatatatacatattaaaaaaaaaaaagaaaaaaaaatgaattatcgcctgaaaatttgtatatacataatggCGAATCGTATAGATCAATATAACTCATATGAAATATCTTGTATCTAATTTATTCATGTATAATTGAACGCTTAAAATGAATTCctgttttacaaattttacatgTTATTTATTCACGTAATTTGTACTATTTaatgaaagttaaatatttctatatcttaTAGTTCTATGTTGAGatctgaattttaaaaatttgattgtgCATGTTTGGTACTTAGAACTAAAAAAGATCAagtgaaagtaaaatttaattatagattcttaatatacaaaataattttcaaatctaatattcagaaataataattaaatattatattttattttaagatttttacaaatattccatgtaaaaatgattattaatatttatttcatcgattaaaatgaaactattgaaagattaaaataattgtgtatagtatcatttatatgtaaattttttttgttattatttttttccctggAATAAGTTTTTTCACTTCCGAAGAGAAAATGAATAGATAAAGAATAtagatgatattaaatttatttagtataatttattatgattattgccTTTTATGAATTTCACACAATGTtctgtataaatatacaataataacacATATAATTGTACACATCTTAAAATCGATAAGTTATTACAGACATTGTGATTAATTTAACAAGTATTGtatgtacaatatttattacaatttaattatcatatatcgcacaaaatttaaatttttcaaaaaattttgaatataacatttggaattttaaaaaaatattttaaaaattgtaatttgttcAATCAATttggattatataatataatgttataatataattgttatcgataatatatgacgttcatcaaatttatttatgaatattttaaaaatatatgaattttatttattttttttttagaaatgttttAAGCTTTCTATGACAATATGCTTCAACAATGTGAGAcataaaatactattaattttaatttctttatttaaa encodes:
- the LOC412288 gene encoding WD repeat-containing protein 7 isoform X7, producing the protein MTAGTSLVVPIVLWGRIAPTHCISCIYLSRDQKTLVTGCYDGQICLWQVDPETLKMTPRCLLVGHTAPIMCLSRASVIMEQNFIVSSSESGEMCTWDLVDGKCREAVKLSSVHTQMLPYVSAGGEDVRLFCSGYYPEVLVMDPFSLEVLFTLSSRVHPDWISALHVLRPAKRKGRFYVHTNDVVLALTTTGMVKVWTLLGHENRNSEPLYEHESKQIRCLNALAMTCCPYNQRTVLIVCSKHWQIYDAGDFSLLCSITAPCGERWMSGDFLAADRVILWSDEGHGYLYKLPAKILVYLESSVADNKNFHSAGVEYDQPYLYCTLMQPGDKPLSCPPAMRLVTVQKQSKILKYLLRGDSEGIVLWTVPEITTQQLTQICQNDCSIPLSLPPAVKTSITAAWEEMKPSPVGILDQLDSGDVHGIKLTASIYLPQQSRLVVGREDGSIIIVPATQTVMLHLLHGNHQQYDDWPPHQVLLGHSGRVNCLLYPHGAASRYDRTHLVSGSVDFAVCLWDLYAGTLIHRFCVHAGEITQLMVPPDNCSPRIQKCVCSVASDHSVTLLSLAERKCVVLASRHLFPVVTIKWRPLDDFMIVGCSDGAVYVWQMETGHLDRVLHGIIAEEVLYACDENTMAASGGSATGGELGLANPAVHFFRGLRHRNLSAIRHATQRGLHQLQQLHGGQGVDHGNQIKAKGTPLMIQGFRSNPKDPESHILFFDIEALIVQLLSDEYGAMSPGSLEAQGLISASEYQKVAALTQSASPDAHKKIADFFGRVKDKAGDVERILKEKDRHGILAKMKEGAENVHTKIQAKVESVGLKPSTLDGKGDNWNNNDAMKNNLKRNGAFNEPNATMEVAQLILSLLHAWGIDPDLDRVCEGKLGLLRPMVPVSFGVLSKGGYMSLLLPTWQTQLEPIGEPATQLEQRLPAELVRQERLTRAFTARAHWELSTTLTSNHLLAVVALANTLMSMNNATFVPEQERNRIMHRPGNRSTINWNKAEEENEEIYTAQQAQIKQGWSLLATLHCVLLPDKIVSQSGIKTFKRPQVEMMARRWQHQCLEIREAAQALLLAELGRMGPKGRKTLVDSWSQYLPMYSTQEPIAPQSQNQSPPAPGSPIPPSESHTEEEDEEEELAEAEINVARKPSSVAELKRKQTTAVVLLGVIGAEFGQDVTTTNQKRDNEQRRKSSIVEGFGIGNNNLARHTSMALTHLLHAPHSPKLPLHTALRRAAIDLIGRGFTVWEPYLDVSKVLLGLLEMCCDADKLVPNMTYGLPLTPQADTCRTARHALTLIATARPAAFITTMAREVARYNTLQQNAQTLNVNMSASVLVKAKPEILRIVEQLIDKMQSEMSDLLVEVMDIILHCLDPGHLKTKPLNDVFPAVCRFNQVSHCPATRRIAVGSRNGQLALYELRGNVKCQTVPAHTSSVTALAFSPEGKFLVSYSCTENKLCFWQQTSSGMFGLGNSQTRCVKSYSTAPINDVARLNPMRLARLIWINNRTVTLMLADGSETRFNV